From a single Salinirussus salinus genomic region:
- a CDS encoding hydantoinase B/oxoprolinase family protein, with translation MNAVDLEVLRNQLESVAEEMGRVLIHGAYSPNITERRDCSTALFDAAGRLVAQAEHIPVHLGAMPAAVDAVLDRDPEPGDLFALNDPFEGGTHLPDVTLVSPVTHEGRVVAYAVSRAHHADVGGMAPGSMPAGARDIQQEGVRLPPVRLVAGGEPREDVEALLFANVRNPRERRADLRAQRAAHDRGAERVRELLEEHGDRLLAAFEAVREYSRERIEAELAAIPDGEYAASDVMEGDGVTEAEIPVEVTVTVEGSRLTVDFAGTADQVAGNVNAPLAVTKSAVYYVLRCVTDPDIPPNAGCYEPVTVRAPAGSLLNPEPPAAVVGGNVETSQRVTDVVFAALAEAAPERVPAGGQGTMNNLTIGSGDFAYYETVGGGAGATARADGLSGVQVGMTNTLNTPVEALEREYPLRVERYALRDGSGGAGRNRGGDGLVRELTVEADATVSLLTERRRHAPRGLAGGGDGTQGRNLLDGEEVPAKVTADVRPGTTVRVETPGGGGYGSEDGAG, from the coding sequence ATGAACGCGGTCGACCTCGAGGTGTTGCGGAACCAGCTCGAGAGCGTCGCCGAGGAGATGGGGAGGGTCCTGATCCACGGCGCGTACTCGCCGAACATCACCGAGCGCCGGGATTGCTCGACGGCCCTGTTCGACGCCGCGGGCCGGCTGGTCGCCCAGGCCGAGCACATCCCGGTCCACCTCGGCGCGATGCCGGCGGCCGTCGATGCGGTGCTGGACCGGGACCCGGAGCCCGGCGACCTGTTCGCCCTCAACGACCCGTTCGAGGGCGGCACCCACCTCCCGGACGTGACGCTCGTCTCGCCGGTCACCCACGAGGGACGGGTCGTGGCGTACGCGGTCTCGCGAGCCCACCACGCCGACGTGGGCGGGATGGCACCGGGGAGCATGCCGGCCGGGGCGCGGGACATCCAGCAGGAGGGGGTGCGGCTGCCACCGGTGCGGCTGGTGGCCGGCGGCGAGCCCCGCGAGGACGTCGAGGCGCTGCTGTTTGCCAACGTCCGCAACCCCCGCGAGCGGCGGGCGGACCTGCGCGCCCAGCGGGCCGCCCACGACCGCGGGGCCGAGCGCGTGCGCGAGTTGCTCGAGGAACATGGCGACCGCCTGCTCGCGGCCTTCGAGGCCGTCCGGGAGTACTCCCGAGAGCGCATCGAGGCCGAACTGGCCGCGATCCCGGACGGCGAGTACGCCGCCAGCGACGTCATGGAGGGGGACGGCGTGACCGAGGCGGAGATCCCGGTCGAGGTGACGGTCACCGTCGAGGGGAGCCGGCTGACCGTCGACTTCGCGGGCACGGCCGACCAGGTTGCGGGCAACGTGAACGCGCCGCTGGCGGTCACGAAGAGCGCGGTCTACTACGTGTTGCGGTGTGTCACCGACCCCGACATCCCGCCCAACGCCGGGTGTTACGAGCCGGTGACCGTCCGCGCACCCGCGGGGTCGCTGTTGAACCCCGAGCCGCCGGCGGCCGTGGTCGGCGGCAACGTCGAGACCAGCCAGCGAGTCACCGACGTCGTCTTCGCGGCGCTCGCGGAGGCCGCTCCCGAGCGGGTCCCTGCGGGCGGGCAGGGAACGATGAACAACCTCACTATCGGCTCCGGGGACTTTGCCTACTACGAGACCGTCGGCGGCGGCGCGGGCGCGACCGCTCGGGCCGACGGGCTTTCGGGGGTCCAGGTCGGGATGACGAACACGCTCAACACGCCGGTCGAGGCGCTGGAACGGGAGTACCCCCTCCGGGTCGAGCGGTACGCCCTCCGGGACGGCAGCGGCGGCGCGGGCCGGAACCGCGGGGGCGACGGACTCGTCCGCGAGCTGACCGTTGAGGCCGATGCGACCGTCTCGCTGCTGACCGAGCGGCGCCGGCACGCGCCCAGGGGGCTCGCCGGTGGCGGGGACGGGACCCAGGGGCGGAACCTCCTCGACGGCGAGGAGGTCCCCGCGAAAGTCACGGCGGACGTGCGTCCGGGTACGACGGTCAGGGTGGAGACGCCCGGCGGTGGCGGGTACGGGAGCGAGGACGGCGCGGGGTGA
- a CDS encoding DJ-1/PfpI family protein, with translation MIVGDFGEDYEIMVPFQALQMVGHEVDAVCPEKEAGETVKTAIHDFRGDQTYLEERGHNFELTATMSEVDPTDYDGLVVPGGRAPEYLRTYEAVLDAVRHFFEADKPVAALCHGPQILAAAGVLEGYEMTAYPAVRAEVEAAGCSWVDEVTRDRNLVTGQAWPDHDEWLAEFLDLLGTEIQHGEVAAADD, from the coding sequence ATGATCGTCGGCGACTTCGGGGAGGATTACGAGATAATGGTACCGTTCCAGGCGCTGCAGATGGTGGGCCACGAGGTGGACGCCGTCTGCCCGGAGAAGGAGGCCGGCGAGACGGTCAAGACCGCGATCCACGACTTCCGGGGCGACCAGACCTATCTGGAGGAGCGCGGGCACAACTTCGAGCTGACGGCGACGATGAGCGAGGTCGACCCCACGGACTACGACGGCCTGGTCGTGCCGGGCGGACGGGCGCCGGAGTACCTGCGGACCTACGAGGCGGTGCTGGACGCCGTCCGGCACTTCTTCGAGGCCGACAAGCCGGTGGCGGCGCTGTGTCACGGCCCGCAGATCCTCGCGGCGGCCGGCGTTCTGGAGGGCTACGAGATGACCGCCTACCCGGCGGTGCGCGCGGAGGTCGAGGCCGCCGGCTGCTCGTGGGTCGACGAGGTCACCCGCGACCGGAACCTCGTGACGGGGCAGGCCTGGCCGGACCACGACGAGTGGCTGGCGGAGTTCCTGGACCTGCTGGGGACCGAGATCCAGCACGGCGAGGTCGCCGCGGCTGACGACTGA
- a CDS encoding DUF2070 family protein, whose amino-acid sequence MTATQGDLAGLSRLIFRVPDWYASLAVALVVAAFTGTLVFDSSFFLQAAWEGLFFLGIPTVAAALVSTAIDRRFGGRLTRDRSALLAVVCEFIVIAVLLVAGAVALMTAFGQQFVFDALLIALAAIFAFRLLILMAVSRLSTPRSVVTASVQTVAAAVMLFVYSGTLYSLQVEGPFLQSLFARPEVAPEAVQYSVYPFDFLLLAVICTIHVGAVYFFLQVIDEPWQRSLGVSVLDFIQGFIGHLGEGSNDLEEFFEEIGEEALVPVTVLSFRRPDGSEKAAFVLPMIHPGPMGDIGGGNLPIRVAEETEGLAFPPHATAGHDFNLVTSGEVETICETVEGAYERIEYGDTATQGARVQEGDATLTGHAFGDDALVVNTFSPTFADDVEYAVGLSAVAEGRSADLGDVLLVDAHNCNDGLEGEDLGHIVPGSQRSFDLIHGTGRLAERLSGMKQHSLQLGTAWEETDWEPEDGIGPLGVRVAVVEAGGHRTAYVLVDGNNMEPGLRDHIVAQVDAVDCLEVMTSDTHIVNTVEAENQVGQAIPDEDLVAVIQDLVGRAVADLEPVEAGMASERAEVTVFGNDRTETLASHANAMVSMGFAMAGVFILAVVSVSVLLFLAVNLA is encoded by the coding sequence ATGACAGCCACACAGGGCGACCTCGCGGGGCTCTCGCGGCTCATCTTCCGCGTCCCCGACTGGTACGCCAGCCTCGCCGTCGCCCTGGTCGTGGCCGCGTTCACCGGCACGCTCGTCTTCGACTCGTCGTTTTTCCTGCAGGCCGCCTGGGAGGGGCTGTTCTTCCTGGGGATCCCGACGGTCGCCGCCGCCCTCGTCTCGACGGCCATCGACCGGCGCTTCGGCGGCCGGCTCACCCGTGACCGGTCGGCGCTGCTCGCGGTGGTCTGTGAGTTCATCGTCATCGCCGTGTTGCTGGTCGCGGGCGCCGTGGCGCTCATGACCGCCTTCGGTCAGCAGTTCGTCTTCGACGCCCTGCTCATCGCGCTCGCTGCGATCTTCGCCTTCCGGCTGCTCATCCTGATGGCCGTCTCGCGGCTGTCCACCCCCCGGAGTGTGGTCACCGCCAGCGTCCAGACCGTCGCCGCCGCAGTCATGCTCTTCGTCTACAGCGGGACGCTCTACTCGCTGCAGGTCGAGGGTCCGTTCCTCCAGTCGCTGTTCGCCCGGCCCGAGGTCGCCCCCGAAGCGGTCCAGTACAGCGTCTACCCCTTCGACTTCCTGTTGCTGGCGGTCATCTGCACCATCCACGTCGGCGCCGTCTACTTCTTCCTGCAGGTGATCGACGAGCCCTGGCAGCGCAGCCTCGGGGTCTCGGTGCTTGATTTCATCCAGGGCTTCATCGGCCACCTCGGCGAGGGCTCGAACGACCTCGAGGAGTTCTTCGAGGAGATCGGCGAGGAGGCGCTCGTCCCCGTCACTGTCCTCTCCTTTCGCCGGCCCGACGGGAGCGAAAAAGCGGCGTTCGTCCTGCCGATGATCCACCCCGGACCGATGGGCGACATCGGCGGCGGCAACCTCCCGATCCGGGTCGCAGAGGAGACAGAGGGGCTCGCCTTCCCGCCACACGCCACTGCCGGCCACGACTTCAACCTCGTCACCTCGGGCGAGGTCGAGACCATCTGCGAGACCGTCGAAGGGGCCTACGAGCGCATCGAGTACGGCGACACCGCCACCCAGGGAGCGCGCGTCCAGGAGGGTGACGCCACCCTGACCGGCCACGCCTTCGGCGACGACGCGCTGGTCGTCAACACCTTCTCGCCGACCTTCGCCGACGACGTGGAGTACGCGGTCGGCCTCTCGGCGGTCGCGGAGGGCCGGTCGGCCGACCTCGGCGACGTGTTGCTGGTCGACGCCCACAACTGCAACGACGGCCTGGAGGGCGAGGACCTGGGGCACATCGTCCCCGGCAGCCAGCGCTCCTTCGACCTGATCCACGGGACGGGCCGCCTGGCCGAGCGGCTCTCAGGGATGAAACAGCACTCCCTGCAACTCGGGACTGCGTGGGAGGAAACAGACTGGGAGCCCGAAGACGGCATCGGCCCGCTCGGCGTCCGGGTCGCCGTCGTCGAGGCCGGCGGCCACCGGACCGCCTACGTCCTCGTCGACGGCAACAACATGGAGCCGGGGCTCCGTGACCACATCGTCGCGCAGGTCGACGCCGTCGACTGTCTCGAGGTGATGACGAGCGACACCCACATCGTCAACACCGTCGAGGCCGAGAACCAGGTGGGTCAGGCCATCCCCGACGAGGACCTGGTCGCGGTCATCCAGGACCTGGTCGGGCGGGCCGTCGCCGACCTCGAACCCGTCGAGGCGGGGATGGCGAGCGAGCGCGCCGAGGTGACTGTCTTCGGCAACGACCGCACCGAGACCCTCGCCAGCCACGCCAACGCCATGGTCTCGATGGGCTTTGCGATGGCCGGCGTGTTCATCCTCGCGGTCGTCTCGGTCAGCGTCCTCCTCTTTCTCGCGGTCAACCTCGCCTGA
- a CDS encoding GMP synthase subunit A: MTRIDVVDNHGQFTHLEQRALRDMGVDVETIDNETPPEEVDADGLVLSGGPDIDRIGNCPAYLELDVPVLGICLGMQVIAAELDGRVGSGEYGGYADVTVEITEPEDPLVGSLAPETRVWASHADEVKEVPTGFARTARSDVCEVEAMSDPDRELYGVQWHPEVAHTEEGEEVFANFLARCQ, translated from the coding sequence ATGACCCGGATCGACGTGGTTGACAACCACGGCCAGTTCACCCACCTGGAGCAGCGGGCGCTGCGCGATATGGGGGTCGACGTCGAGACCATCGACAACGAGACCCCGCCCGAGGAGGTCGACGCCGACGGGCTCGTGCTTTCCGGAGGGCCGGACATCGACCGCATCGGCAACTGTCCCGCCTACCTGGAACTGGACGTGCCCGTGCTCGGGATCTGCCTGGGGATGCAGGTCATCGCCGCCGAACTCGACGGCCGCGTCGGCTCCGGCGAGTACGGCGGCTACGCCGACGTCACCGTCGAGATCACCGAACCGGAGGACCCGCTGGTGGGCTCGCTGGCTCCGGAGACGCGGGTGTGGGCCAGCCACGCCGACGAGGTCAAGGAGGTGCCGACGGGCTTCGCGCGGACGGCACGGAGCGACGTCTGCGAGGTGGAGGCCATGAGCGACCCCGACCGGGAGCTGTACGGGGTTCAGTGGCACCCGGAGGTCGCACACACCGAGGAGGGCGAGGAAGTGTTCGCGAACTTCCTCGCTCGCTGTCAGTAA
- a CDS encoding iron-containing alcohol dehydrogenase — protein sequence MEPTPTEGTRVVVSPAQTVLGVGAVEETGTYAGRHGTRALLVASQQIYDIHGERVVGILEDAGVEVVTYTDVRPDPTVENVEAAHEVWDREGCDVIVTLGGGSSIDVGKSVGILATNEGPVREFGVDRAGYEGVPNPAPPVIAVNTTAGTGSETTRTAVLTDESTSTKFIIVSENIVPRVAIEDPELTVSLPKSHTAFTGIDAFTHAVEAFTSVKSYGVTDGYARDAMRRIVDNLVVAWSNGDDIEARTEMMIGQFKAGKAFGNSSVALVHGMARPLGAQLHIPHGLANGLILPYVVEFNAMAAPAKYAEVARLLGAADADDPDRVAARRAGEAVEGLCEDISLTGYLDDFGEVPGREAYLDVVPEMTGDAFDSGSPDNNPRKPTREELENLFVRVYDDALAPDSRRRS from the coding sequence ATGGAACCGACACCGACCGAGGGAACACGGGTCGTCGTCTCGCCGGCCCAGACGGTCCTGGGCGTCGGCGCAGTCGAGGAGACGGGGACGTACGCGGGCCGTCACGGCACCAGGGCGCTTCTGGTCGCCAGCCAGCAGATCTACGACATCCACGGCGAGCGGGTCGTGGGGATCCTCGAGGACGCGGGCGTCGAGGTGGTGACTTACACCGACGTCCGCCCGGACCCGACCGTCGAGAACGTCGAGGCCGCCCACGAGGTGTGGGACCGCGAGGGCTGCGACGTCATCGTCACGCTGGGCGGGGGGTCCTCGATCGACGTGGGGAAGTCGGTGGGCATCCTGGCGACCAACGAGGGACCGGTCCGGGAGTTCGGCGTCGACCGCGCCGGCTACGAGGGCGTGCCCAACCCCGCGCCGCCGGTCATCGCGGTCAACACGACTGCCGGGACCGGCAGCGAGACCACCCGGACCGCGGTGCTGACCGACGAGTCGACGTCGACGAAGTTCATCATCGTCTCCGAGAACATCGTCCCCCGCGTCGCCATCGAGGACCCCGAACTGACGGTCTCGCTGCCCAAGAGCCACACCGCCTTCACGGGGATCGACGCCTTCACACACGCCGTCGAGGCGTTCACCTCCGTCAAGTCCTACGGCGTCACCGACGGGTACGCGCGGGACGCGATGCGACGGATCGTCGACAACCTCGTGGTCGCGTGGTCGAACGGCGACGACATCGAGGCTCGCACGGAGATGATGATAGGGCAGTTCAAGGCCGGCAAGGCCTTCGGCAACTCCTCGGTCGCGCTGGTCCACGGGATGGCCCGCCCGCTGGGCGCCCAGCTGCACATCCCCCACGGTCTCGCCAACGGACTCATCCTCCCCTACGTCGTCGAGTTCAACGCCATGGCCGCCCCCGCGAAGTACGCCGAGGTCGCGCGGCTGCTCGGGGCCGCCGACGCCGACGACCCCGACCGGGTCGCCGCCCGGCGGGCCGGCGAGGCCGTCGAGGGGCTGTGTGAGGACATCTCCCTGACCGGCTACCTCGACGACTTCGGCGAGGTGCCGGGCCGGGAGGCATATCTCGACGTGGTGCCGGAGATGACGGGGGACGCCTTCGACTCGGGGTCGCCGGACAACAACCCCCGCAAGCCCACCCGCGAGGAGCTGGAGAACCTCTTCGTTCGCGTCTACGACGACGCCCTCGCCCCCGACAGCCGCCGGCGGTCCTGA
- a CDS encoding CoA-acylating methylmalonate-semialdehyde dehydrogenase yields the protein MSQETATAYGDVHNYVDGEWVAPDGDAGQDVVNPATGEAIAHVGFSSTGDVDEAVRTGQKAFESWSDRAVEERVQPLFRFKQLLEEHQDELAELLVEEHGKTFGEAKGELRRGIENVEAACGAPTLLRGGHVQHAAPGIDETGVRQPLGVFAAITPFNFPGMIPLWFLPYAVATGNAFVLKPSEQDPLVPQRMVELIEEAGFPDGVVQLVNGGVDTVNAILEHDGIEGVSFVGSTPVARTIYEKAAANGKRVQAQGGAKNHVIVTESADLDFAAEKAVGSSFACSGERCLANDNVVVEESVYEEFLDLVVEEAERQVVGYGLDDDTTIGPLITPDHERTVRNYVETGVQEGAELVVDGRDITVEGYEDGNFLGPCVFRDVTADMTIAREEIFGPVINLMSASDFDEALETMNESDFGNAASLFTGSGKEAQRFRHDAEAGNLAVNAGTAAPMAFFHFGGEKDSFFGDLHAQAEDVVRFYTDETVYIERWP from the coding sequence ATGTCACAGGAGACAGCGACAGCGTACGGCGACGTGCACAACTACGTCGACGGCGAGTGGGTCGCGCCGGACGGGGACGCGGGTCAGGATGTGGTGAACCCGGCGACCGGCGAGGCCATCGCACACGTCGGGTTCAGCTCGACGGGTGACGTGGACGAGGCCGTCCGCACAGGACAGAAGGCCTTCGAGTCCTGGAGCGACCGGGCCGTCGAGGAGCGGGTCCAGCCCCTCTTCCGGTTCAAACAGCTCCTGGAGGAGCACCAGGACGAACTCGCGGAGCTGCTCGTCGAGGAACACGGCAAGACGTTCGGCGAGGCGAAGGGTGAACTCCGGCGGGGGATCGAGAACGTGGAGGCCGCGTGTGGCGCCCCGACGCTGCTGCGGGGCGGCCACGTCCAGCACGCGGCCCCCGGGATCGACGAGACGGGCGTCCGCCAGCCGCTGGGCGTGTTCGCCGCCATCACCCCCTTCAATTTCCCCGGGATGATCCCGCTGTGGTTTCTCCCCTATGCGGTCGCGACGGGCAACGCCTTCGTGCTCAAACCCAGCGAGCAGGACCCGCTGGTCCCCCAGCGGATGGTCGAACTCATCGAGGAGGCCGGCTTCCCCGACGGCGTCGTCCAGCTCGTCAACGGGGGCGTGGACACCGTCAACGCCATCCTCGAACACGACGGCATCGAGGGCGTCTCCTTCGTGGGCAGCACGCCCGTCGCCCGCACAATCTACGAGAAGGCCGCCGCGAACGGCAAGCGCGTCCAGGCCCAGGGCGGCGCGAAAAACCACGTCATCGTCACCGAGTCCGCGGACCTGGACTTTGCCGCCGAGAAGGCCGTCGGCTCCTCCTTCGCGTGCTCGGGCGAGCGCTGTCTCGCCAACGACAACGTCGTCGTCGAGGAATCGGTCTACGAGGAGTTCCTGGACCTCGTGGTCGAGGAGGCCGAACGGCAGGTGGTCGGCTACGGGCTCGACGACGACACCACCATCGGCCCGCTGATCACGCCCGACCACGAGCGGACGGTCCGCAACTACGTCGAGACCGGCGTTCAGGAGGGTGCCGAACTGGTCGTCGACGGCCGCGATATCACCGTCGAGGGCTACGAGGACGGCAACTTCCTCGGGCCGTGTGTCTTCCGCGACGTGACGGCGGACATGACCATCGCCCGCGAGGAGATCTTCGGCCCCGTGATCAACCTCATGTCCGCCAGCGACTTCGATGAGGCGCTGGAGACGATGAACGAGAGCGACTTCGGCAACGCCGCGAGCCTCTTTACCGGCAGCGGCAAGGAGGCCCAGCGGTTCCGCCACGACGCCGAGGCCGGTAATCTCGCGGTCAACGCCGGCACCGCCGCGCCGATGGCCTTCTTCCACTTCGGCGGCGAGAAAGACTCCTTCTTCGGGGACCTGCACGCCCAGGCCGAGGACGTCGTCCGCTTCTACACCGACGAGACCGTCTACATCGAGCGCTGGCCCTGA
- a CDS encoding GNAT family N-acetyltransferase, whose amino-acid sequence MVRPYRERDRAALWELKRGFETALGSGTGGDEKAARYEGKLDTGYRDGYLGWVERCVDEEERAVQVVEGGEHGNRDGNDGADALAGYVFVLPASLSYIWDAAVVNEVFVRESHRGTGVADGLMEAALAVAREQDTPLERVVLDVDPDNERARGFYDRWGFEPWGEMVAREL is encoded by the coding sequence ATGGTCAGACCCTACCGCGAGCGCGACCGGGCGGCGCTGTGGGAACTCAAGCGGGGCTTCGAGACCGCGCTCGGGAGCGGGACCGGCGGCGACGAGAAGGCGGCCCGCTACGAGGGGAAACTCGACACCGGCTACCGGGACGGTTACCTCGGGTGGGTCGAGCGGTGTGTCGACGAGGAGGAACGAGCAGTGCAGGTCGTGGAGGGCGGCGAGCACGGGAACAGGGACGGGAACGACGGCGCGGACGCGCTCGCCGGCTACGTCTTCGTCCTCCCTGCGTCGCTGAGCTACATCTGGGACGCCGCCGTGGTCAACGAGGTCTTCGTCCGCGAGTCACACCGCGGGACGGGCGTGGCCGACGGCCTGATGGAGGCCGCGCTGGCGGTCGCTCGCGAGCAGGACACGCCGCTGGAGCGCGTCGTCCTGGATGTCGACCCGGACAACGAGCGTGCGCGGGGCTTCTACGACCGGTGGGGGTTCGAGCCCTGGGGAGAGATGGTCGCCAGAGAGCTCTGA
- the ggt gene encoding gamma-glutamyltransferase, translating into MDTRDPDLDRFDSRRPTVYASEGVVATSQPLAAEAGRELLREGGNAFDAAVATAAALNVVEPTSTGLGGDVFAMFRTADGEVGAMRASGGAPEGATRERVREAVADGDDSVDPAEAEMPVHGPHAVTVPGTARGWEATVQEYGRRTLADALQPAIRYATDGYPVTEVVAAQWEHGEDLFTDDHAREAYLFGGHSPSVGQTVRLPALGETMERIAEEGADVVYEGDIAEAIAEEVQAKGGFMTVDDLAGFEVEWPEPLSTTYNGVEVFELGPHNQGQVALEALNIAEETGAGDHPYDTPERVHAFAEALKVAFHDGHHYITDPDYEDVMALHEKSYARERAALVGEEALTDVDVGTPGAVGEDADTVLLTVADSEGNVVSYINSRYMGFGSGLVAGETGIALQNRGASFSLNPEDPNRLEPGKRPFHTLVPGLAHFGADAGRADWAAFGVMGGYMQPQGHLQTLANIIDYDMPVQAALDAPRWRYREDGALAIEDRFPRGVAPKLARKGHEVRVEPPLQFGGAQLARYDEGNLSGATEPRKDGQVAPY; encoded by the coding sequence ATGGACACCCGGGACCCGGACCTGGACCGCTTCGACTCGCGGCGCCCGACGGTCTACGCCAGCGAGGGGGTCGTCGCCACCAGCCAGCCACTCGCCGCCGAGGCCGGCCGCGAACTGCTGCGCGAGGGGGGCAACGCCTTCGACGCCGCCGTCGCCACCGCCGCGGCCCTGAACGTCGTCGAGCCCACCTCGACCGGCCTGGGCGGGGACGTCTTCGCGATGTTTCGAACGGCCGACGGCGAGGTCGGCGCGATGCGCGCCTCCGGGGGTGCCCCCGAGGGCGCGACCCGCGAGCGCGTCCGCGAGGCCGTCGCCGACGGCGACGACTCCGTCGACCCCGCCGAGGCGGAGATGCCTGTCCACGGCCCCCACGCCGTCACCGTCCCCGGCACCGCGCGGGGCTGGGAGGCCACCGTCCAGGAGTACGGCCGCCGGACGCTCGCCGACGCCCTCCAGCCCGCCATCCGGTACGCCACCGACGGCTACCCCGTCACCGAGGTCGTCGCCGCGCAGTGGGAACACGGCGAGGACCTCTTTACCGACGACCACGCCCGCGAGGCCTACCTCTTCGGCGGCCACTCTCCCTCGGTCGGCCAGACGGTCCGGCTGCCCGCGCTGGGCGAGACGATGGAGCGGATCGCCGAAGAGGGCGCCGACGTCGTCTACGAGGGCGACATCGCGGAGGCCATCGCCGAGGAGGTACAGGCCAAGGGCGGGTTCATGACCGTCGACGACCTCGCGGGCTTCGAGGTGGAGTGGCCCGAGCCCCTGTCGACGACCTATAATGGCGTCGAGGTGTTCGAACTCGGCCCGCACAACCAGGGCCAGGTCGCCCTCGAGGCCCTGAACATCGCCGAGGAGACCGGCGCCGGCGACCACCCCTACGACACCCCCGAGCGGGTCCACGCCTTCGCCGAGGCGCTGAAGGTCGCCTTCCACGACGGGCACCACTACATCACCGACCCCGACTACGAGGACGTGATGGCCCTCCACGAGAAGTCCTACGCTCGCGAGCGCGCCGCCCTCGTCGGCGAGGAGGCGCTGACCGACGTCGACGTGGGGACGCCCGGCGCGGTCGGCGAGGACGCCGACACCGTCCTGCTGACCGTCGCCGACAGCGAGGGCAACGTCGTCTCCTACATCAACTCCCGCTATATGGGCTTTGGCAGCGGCCTCGTGGCTGGCGAGACGGGCATCGCGCTCCAGAACCGCGGGGCCTCCTTCTCGCTCAACCCCGAGGACCCGAACCGCCTGGAACCCGGCAAGCGCCCCTTCCACACGCTCGTTCCGGGCCTGGCCCACTTCGGCGCCGACGCCGGCCGCGCGGACTGGGCGGCCTTCGGCGTCATGGGCGGGTACATGCAGCCCCAGGGCCACCTCCAGACCCTCGCGAATATCATCGATTACGACATGCCGGTCCAGGCGGCGCTCGACGCGCCGCGGTGGCGCTACCGCGAGGACGGCGCGCTGGCCATCGAGGACCGCTTCCCCCGCGGGGTCGCACCGAAGCTCGCCCGGAAGGGCCACGAGGTCCGCGTGGAGCCGCCCCTGCAGTTCGGCGGCGCGCAGTTAGCCCGCTACGACGAAGGGAACCTCTCGGGAGCGACCGAACCCCGGAAGGACGGCCAGGTCGCGCCGTACTGA
- a CDS encoding ornithine cyclodeaminase family protein, whose amino-acid sequence MLVCPEAAVRETLDLPALVPAVEDALVRQARGEVERPERPHFPVGQGLEGEAPLGMGIAMPAYVHGAERYATKLVGVHEANPDRGLPTVNAVVALTDARTGLPEALLAGNALTNARTACIGALAVRAFAPDAATLGVIGAGAQARWQTRAAATVADLEDVRVYSPNTRAACAADLRGEGVPARAVESARAAVEGADAVVTATTATEPVFPPEALAPGALVVAVGAYTAETQELDPAVLEQAETVLADVPGEVAETGDLLATDLGVGDLAEFGAWLDGDRDPPAGRVVVDSVGSAVLDAAAGAFVYERAQEAGLGTDIGLWE is encoded by the coding sequence ATGCTCGTCTGTCCGGAGGCCGCGGTCCGCGAGACGCTCGACCTGCCCGCGCTCGTTCCCGCCGTCGAGGACGCGCTGGTCCGGCAGGCCCGCGGCGAGGTCGAACGCCCGGAGCGGCCACACTTCCCGGTCGGGCAGGGACTGGAGGGCGAGGCGCCGCTGGGGATGGGGATCGCGATGCCGGCCTACGTCCACGGCGCCGAGCGGTACGCGACCAAGCTGGTCGGCGTCCACGAGGCCAACCCCGACCGGGGCCTGCCGACGGTCAACGCCGTCGTCGCGCTCACCGACGCCCGGACCGGACTGCCCGAGGCGCTGCTCGCGGGAAACGCGCTGACCAACGCCCGCACCGCCTGCATCGGCGCGCTCGCCGTCCGGGCGTTCGCGCCGGACGCCGCGACGCTGGGAGTCATAGGCGCGGGCGCGCAGGCCCGCTGGCAGACCCGCGCGGCCGCGACCGTCGCCGACCTTGAGGACGTGCGGGTCTACTCCCCGAACACCCGGGCGGCGTGTGCGGCCGACCTGCGCGGGGAGGGGGTCCCCGCCCGGGCGGTCGAGTCGGCCAGGGCGGCCGTCGAGGGTGCCGATGCGGTGGTGACGGCGACCACGGCGACCGAGCCGGTCTTCCCGCCGGAGGCACTTGCGCCCGGCGCGCTCGTGGTCGCGGTCGGGGCCTACACCGCGGAGACGCAGGAACTCGACCCGGCTGTTCTGGAGCAGGCCGAGACGGTCCTGGCTGACGTGCCGGGCGAGGTCGCGGAGACTGGCGACCTGCTCGCGACCGACCTCGGGGTGGGAGACCTGGCCGAGTTCGGCGCGTGGCTGGACGGCGACCGCGACCCGCCCGCGGGCCGGGTCGTCGTCGACAGCGTCGGCTCGGCGGTGCTCGACGCGGCCGCCGGCGCGTTCGTCTACGAGCGCGCGCAGGAGGCGGGGCTGGGGACCGACATCGGGCTGTGGGAGTGA